A genomic stretch from Bacillota bacterium includes:
- a CDS encoding class A beta-lactamase-related serine hydrolase gives MTRELTSQLRSVVTSISGIVGLAARNLGTGEEVHINSGLVFPLASTFKVPLLLELLRLAELGSVDLGARFSLSPEARVFGSGVLKELDPGLQPTVRDLAVLMIILSDNWATDMLANVVGLDNVNRTLRVHGIEEVNVVLNCTQILARAAGIVSDNPSAEELELARQRLEAAELPPDSPALSEGSDNNVATPRGFASLLTMLAERRYVSPWVCEQALDIMKRQQLRQRIPLLLPLRVKVANKTGTLGPVRNDAGIIFGARATVALAVFTKKVADPIAADRVIADCAHLLFEAWAGYEA, from the coding sequence TTGACAAGGGAACTGACCTCGCAACTGCGCTCGGTGGTTACCTCCATCTCCGGGATAGTCGGGCTTGCTGCCCGCAACCTGGGCACGGGAGAGGAAGTCCACATCAACTCCGGCCTGGTTTTCCCGCTGGCGAGCACCTTCAAGGTACCGCTTCTCCTGGAACTGCTTCGCCTAGCAGAACTCGGTAGCGTCGACCTAGGGGCGAGGTTCAGCCTCTCACCGGAGGCCAGGGTCTTCGGCTCTGGCGTGCTGAAGGAGCTGGATCCCGGCCTGCAACCGACGGTGCGTGATTTGGCAGTGCTGATGATCATCCTCAGTGACAACTGGGCTACAGACATGCTGGCGAACGTGGTGGGACTTGACAACGTTAACCGAACGCTCAGAGTTCACGGTATAGAGGAGGTTAACGTGGTCCTCAACTGCACACAGATCCTTGCCAGAGCCGCCGGGATCGTATCCGACAATCCCAGCGCGGAGGAACTGGAACTGGCCCGCCAGCGCCTGGAGGCCGCCGAGTTGCCACCGGACAGCCCGGCTCTCAGCGAGGGATCCGACAACAACGTGGCCACCCCGCGGGGTTTCGCGTCCCTCCTCACCATGCTTGCAGAAAGACGCTATGTCAGCCCCTGGGTGTGCGAACAGGCGCTGGACATTATGAAGAGGCAGCAACTAAGGCAGCGCATCCCCCTGTTGCTCCCGTTGCGGGTCAAGGTTGCCAATAAAACCGGGACCCTGGGACCGGTGCGCAACGACGCAGGAATCATCTTCGGCGCGCGGGCCACGGTAGCGCTGGCCGTGTTCACCAAGAAAGTGGCCGATCCCATCGCGGCCGATCGAGTCATTGCCGATTGCGCGCACCTGCTCTTCGAGGCCTGGGCTGGCTACGAAGCCTAA